The Rosa chinensis cultivar Old Blush chromosome 7, RchiOBHm-V2, whole genome shotgun sequence DNA segment TTGAAAGCTACAGACTTCCATGGCTGAAACACTGGAAAAGCCGCCCAAGGAGATCGAAAGCGAAGACGAAGAGGAGGACCAGACCTTCGAAAATCTCGGATTGGACGGCCGCCTTATTCGTGCtctaaacaagaagaagattctCAAGCCCACGCCAATTCAGCGAGTCGCTATTCCTCTCATCcttgtaactctctctctctctctctctctctatctcttccaACGAATGAATTTTACTGTTGAAAATATTGTGTTAATTGATTGTTTTACACTGTATTTCTGCAAATTGGGGGTTTCAGGAGGGTAAGGATGTGGTGGCCAGAGCAAAGACTGGTTCTGGAAAGACCTTTGCTTACCTACTGCCTCTGCTTCAGAAGCTGTTTACCGCTTCACAAGAATCAACCAAGAAACTCGCTCCTACTGCCATTGTTCTGGTCCCAACTAGGGAACTCTCTCAGCAGGTTTATAACTTCCAAACATTTACGGCTTCGAAATCTGTAATGCTCTTCGATTAAATTGAGTTTATGCTGTGTTTGCAGGTTTATAAGGAGGTCAGGTCGTTGATTGAACTGTGTAGAGTTCCATTGAAAGTCGTACAGTTGACAAGCAATATGCCTACTTCTGATTTGGTTGGTTCAGTTTCTTTTTCCAAGCTGTGGAGATTTTGCTATGCATTTTTTGTCTAAATTCATTTTGCTAACTCTTTTATCTTCTCGACAAATGCAGCGCACAGCTTTGGCGGGCCCGCCTGAGATTCTGGTTTCGACTCCAGCTTGCGTGAAGAAGTGCTTGTCAGATGGTGTTCTTCAAGCAACATCCATCGGTGATTCACTGGAAATGCTTGTGCTTGATGAGGTGAGGGGCCATTCTGTGTGCTGAGAAGTTGATTGTTAATGTAAAGTCCATTAAATTGTTGTGGGACATCCTAGGATCTTTCGATATCAAAATTTTTACTGCAAAAATATGGTCTTTAATCTGTTACATGATATTCACATTTTCCCGTAAGTTGTAAAGAATGATTATTTTGCTATTTCTGTCGAGAGAGTATTGAACTATATTTTGTTTCAGGCAGATCTTCTCTTGTCATATGGATATGAGGAAGACATAAAAGCTTTGACACCTCACATTCCTAAACATTGTCAATCTCTTCTTATGTCTGCCACAGCAAGGTTTGTTGTTCGCTGAATATGTCTACAAGTTCTTATTTCTGCAAGTTTTAAGGAGCTAGGATGTTACAGTGTGGTTTGtgatactatatatatatatatatatatatatatatatatatatatatatatatatctcttgaAGACTCAAAggttgcattttttttcttcttttttttacacCATATATCTGATACCTATATACTTGGCAGTGATGATGTTGAGAAACTAAAGAAGCTTATTCTACATAATTCCTATATTTTGACTTTGCCCGAAGTTGGAGATATCAAGGATGAGGTCATCCCAAAAAATGTTGAGCAATCCTGGGTAAGAATATTAATGCTCTTAAACATATACCAGTGATCTTTACGAATTTTTGCATGTTTAAATTTTATAAATTCTATAAATTTAGGGTTAACaacttatatttttctttttattgtttcATAGATATCATGCACTGCTCGTGACAAGTTACTATACATCCTTTCCCTCTTAAAGTTGGAGTTGGTACAGAAAAAGGTTCTGATATTTACTAATACAATAGACACATCCTTCAGAATAAAGCTATTTTTGGAAAAGGTAAATGGATTTCCTTTACATGCATCGATAGAGGCTAAGTTACTATTGTAGAAATTGATTTCTTCTTATTTGTGCAGTTTGGCATAAGATCTGCTGTTTTGAATTCTGAGTTGCCACAAAATTCTCGTATccacattcttgaggtttgtaaGCACAAAACAATTGATATTGCAATTGGATAACGGATAAAGTTACTTATGTCATTGGCTAAATTTTCAGTGAGAATGACATTTCGCAAAATCCTCACCACCTTCATTTGTCAACAGGAATTCAATGCTGGTCTTTTTGATTACCTGATTGCAACTGATGACAGCGAAACaaaggagaaaaaagaaaatgatcaGAAAAAGATCGATTCAAAAAATTCTAGACGACAtgctaaacccaaacccaaagctGACTCTGAATTTGGAGTGGTGCGAGGAATTGACTTCAAAAATGTACACACGGTATGTCATCACTATCTGCGTTGCTATGGGGATGGTGATTAAACTTTACCTTCAGAGACTATGGCAGTTTCTGGGGTATGATATATGCATCCTAGATGATTTATTTACAACCTGTCAAACTGCAATTTAGAGTTTGCTTTGCTGTTGCTATAATTAGATTCATTTATTAGTAATTTGTGGGTTTTACTGTTTAATGTATTCATTACCATGTATAAAATTGCTGAATTTCTGTAACAATGCAAGTATATCTCCTAACCATAGATCCTAGTAAATTACAATGGCCTGAAATACGCATTGCATTATACTTGTTTAAAATTTGAGGCTTTCTGTGTTCTTTTTATCATTCACTATTTCAGAGCCACGAGTTGCAGACTTCAGTCgtatttgttattattattattatcattttaattacaaaggCTTGAGTTTGTTTTCCCAATCATGTTAGCTACCGATATGTGAACCTAATTTAACTGCTACAAGAGAAACTGCTTCTTTTTGCCGGTTTGGCAACAATTGTTGGAATGGGATTCTACTGGGAAACCACAAATATTTCATACCTCCCCCCAGATGAAATTATACCTTTTATTCATATTGATTGGGGCTGCTGCTGTTTCATGAGCTGATGGTTGTTTCTTGAGTAGCCACTTGACtttgttttgggttgtttttgtttttgctggACTGCTTGCTCACTTTTGTTGTAGATTGAGTACTTCCTATTGTAGATTTATTTATCTGTTTCTTGttttctaaaaaagaaaacctACTAAAGTACCATCTGATATGCCATTAACAATATctgctcttttcttttttgcaggTTCTGAATTTTGATATGCCTttaagtgttgaaggatatgtTCATCGTATTGGTCGTACTGGAAGAGCATATAGTACTGGTGCTTCTGTGTCTCTTGTGAGTTTGTTAGACAATTTAAGGACCTTTTGTTGTTTTGTAGGGAATAGCGACTAGTAGAACGGTGGTTGATCTTTCTACATAATAGTTACATAATTGGAATCAATAGTCTGAATTTCACATCTACTCCGCATAACCCCATGCATCCTTTGTGAACTATTCAAGTTACGTGATGCCTTAACAAATTAACTGTTACCCCAGGAGGTTTAAATAATGACAGAAATGATCATGTTCTTATCTTGCATAAGATTTTGATAATTTTAGCTTTTTGTTACAGGTTTCTCCAGATGAGATGAAAGTTTTTGAAGAGATAAAGTcctttttgggtgatgatgaagaaaatgATTCAAATAAACTTGTTCCATTTACTTTACTGACCAAGAATGCAGTGGAGTCTTTAAGATATAGAGCTGAGGTGATTGTTCTGATTCTGTGGCtatgttttaattttcttaatcacCTTTTTTAAGTTGCATTCGTGTGATTCCTAATTCTGACATTGCATTGAAAGATAGAAAGATAGGGTGGAAGGTCATTAATGCTAAAATGTGAATTATGCAGGATGTCTCAAAGAGTGTGACAAAACTTGCCGTGAGAGAATCCCGAGCTCAGGATTTGAGGAATGAAATTCTCAATTCTGAAAAGTGAGTATCGACAATCATTGcttttctttatcaatatgaATTCTTTTGCGCCATATTTCTTGCAAAATTAGACTTGATGCATGTTAAATTAACCAATATCATCACATTCAgtgctttcaatttcaggtTTCAAATCTTTGGTTTCTCTGCATTACCTCTATACCACAGTATTTGTAGTTTTAGTTTTCTAATGATCTGCTTCTATCTGTTCAGGTTGAAGGCTCATTTTGAAGCCAACCAAAAGGATCTAGGTACCAAGCTTGTGTGGTTGGATGTATTTGAGTCTTACATTATACTTGCTGTATCATTTCAAGTTGACATGCGCA contains these protein-coding regions:
- the LOC112175185 gene encoding DEAD-box ATP-dependent RNA helicase 16: MAETLEKPPKEIESEDEEEDQTFENLGLDGRLIRALNKKKILKPTPIQRVAIPLILEGKDVVARAKTGSGKTFAYLLPLLQKLFTASQESTKKLAPTAIVLVPTRELSQQVYKEVRSLIELCRVPLKVVQLTSNMPTSDLRTALAGPPEILVSTPACVKKCLSDGVLQATSIGDSLEMLVLDEADLLLSYGYEEDIKALTPHIPKHCQSLLMSATASDDVEKLKKLILHNSYILTLPEVGDIKDEVIPKNVEQSWISCTARDKLLYILSLLKLELVQKKVLIFTNTIDTSFRIKLFLEKFGIRSAVLNSELPQNSRIHILEEFNAGLFDYLIATDDSETKEKKENDQKKIDSKNSRRHAKPKPKADSEFGVVRGIDFKNVHTVLNFDMPLSVEGYVHRIGRTGRAYSTGASVSLVSPDEMKVFEEIKSFLGDDEENDSNKLVPFTLLTKNAVESLRYRAEDVSKSVTKLAVRESRAQDLRNEILNSEKLKAHFEANQKDLDLLKHDKVLSKKPPAPHLRVVPDYLLDATTKEASKRVKLARAAMGNNNPGRRGFKKKFKKDKDPLKSLSAQGPKKGRRERKDGNENHKQKRQKT